A single Bifidobacterium scardovii JCM 12489 = DSM 13734 DNA region contains:
- a CDS encoding MarR family winged helix-turn-helix transcriptional regulator, giving the protein MEHRTLSLDMQSLSKAINRYLGETMPESARIATGGNAHIIVFLARNRGREIYQHTIEEKFVITRSTASRVLALMEKKGLISREPVAHDARCKRIVLTDKADAIVNDLKANGDYMERRLVEGFSAEEQSTMWEYIQRMRENLERAQNEFEAAHPLSRLRRQFPPDDGVPRHLTTDDTKEENK; this is encoded by the coding sequence ATGGAGCACCGGACCCTCAGCCTTGACATGCAGTCGCTGAGCAAGGCGATCAACCGATATCTGGGCGAAACCATGCCGGAGTCCGCGCGCATCGCGACCGGCGGCAACGCGCATATCATCGTGTTCCTGGCCCGCAACCGGGGCAGGGAAATCTACCAGCACACCATCGAGGAAAAATTCGTCATCACCCGGTCGACCGCGTCCCGCGTGCTGGCCCTGATGGAGAAAAAGGGGCTGATCTCGCGCGAGCCGGTCGCCCACGACGCCCGATGCAAGCGGATCGTGCTCACCGACAAGGCCGACGCCATCGTCAATGACCTCAAGGCCAACGGCGACTACATGGAACGGCGCCTTGTCGAGGGCTTTTCCGCCGAGGAACAGTCCACGATGTGGGAGTACATCCAGCGCATGCGAGAGAACCTCGAGCGCGCGCAGAACGAATTCGAAGCGGCACATCCCCTCAGCCGGCTGCGCCGGCAGTTCCCCCCGGACGATGGGGTTCCGCGCCACCTGACGACAGACGACACGAAGGAGGAGAACAAGTGA